The following proteins come from a genomic window of Trifolium pratense cultivar HEN17-A07 linkage group LG4, ARS_RC_1.1, whole genome shotgun sequence:
- the LOC123921333 gene encoding mitogen-activated protein kinase kinase kinase 20-like: protein MNWVRGETIGRGSFATVNLAIPKGKSNSNSTLFSSPTAVKTSEVSTSYSLKNEKQILDCLGSHQRIIRCFGDDHTFENGEKYYNLFLEYASAGTLADQVKLHGGRIPEQYIRRYTRSIVEGLSHIHSNGFVHCDIKLQNILVFHDGEIKIADFGLAKKTGEEQSEKQRYECRGTPLCMSPELVNGGENESPADIWALGCAVVEMVTGKPAWNLEKDSNMWSLLLRIGAGEESPVIPEKLSKEGKDFLRNCFVNDPRKRWTAEMLLNHPFIEEVKVKNVNEPSPRTHFDFDDWVSNVSDSVPNSPESEEFCRWDVGSSFCSVGDRLRQLVTVERPVNWSESDGWISVR, encoded by the coding sequence ATGAATTGGGTACGAGGAGAAACAATTGGTAGAGGAAGCTTTGCAACTGTTAATTTAGCTATACCCAAAggaaaatcaaattcaaattccacTCTTTTTTCTTCTCCGACAGCCGTCAAAACCTCCGAGGTATCAACTTCGTATTCACTCAAAAACGAGAAACAAATTCTTGATTGTCTAGGTTCACATCAACGAATCATTCGTTGTTTCGGAGATGATCATACATTTGAGAATGGTGAAAAGTATTACAATTTATTCCTCGAATACGCCTCCGCCGGAACACTCGCTGATCAAGTGAAACTCCACGGTGGCCGGATTCCAGAACAATACATTCGCCGTTACACGAGGTCAATTGTTGAGGGTTTGAGTCATATTCATAGCAATGGATTTGTTCATTGTGATATAAAGCTTCAAAACATTCTTGTTTTCCACGATGGTGAAATCAAAATTGCTGACTTTGGTCTTGCGAAGAAAACAGGGGAGGAACAGAGTGAAAAACAGAGGTATGAATGCAGGGGTACTCCGCTGTGTATGTCACCGGAATTAGTGAACGGCGGTGAGAATGAGTCGCCGGCGGATATTTGGGCACTTGGGTGTGCGGTGGTGGAAATGGTAACAGGAAAACCAGCGTGGAATTTGGAGAAAGACTCGAATATGTGGTCGTTGTTGCTTCGAATTGGTGCCGGAGAAGAATCGCCGGTGATACCAGAAAAGTTATCGAAAGAGGGAAAAGATTTTCTTCGGAATTGTTTTGTGAATGATCCAAGAAAGAGATGGACGGCTGAGATGCTTTTGAACCATCCTTTTATTGAAGAAGTGAAAGTGAAGAATGTTAATGAACCATCACCAAGAACTCACTTTGATTTCGATGATTGGGTTTCTAATGTGAGCGATTCAGTTCCGAATTCACCGGAATCTGAAGAGTTTTGTAGATGGGATGTTGGTTCTAGTTTTTGTTCGGTGGGAGATCGGCTCCGGCAGCTTGTGACAGTTGAAAGGCCGGTGAATTGGTCGGAATCAGATGGTTGGATTAGTGTTAGGTGA
- the LOC123921335 gene encoding mitogen-activated protein kinase kinase kinase 20-like: protein MDWVRGETIGRGSFATVNLAIPKGKSNSNSTLFSSPTAVKTSEVSTSYSLKNEKQILDCLGSHQRIIRCFGDDHTFENGEKYYNLFLEYASAGTLADHVKFHGGRIDDKDVRRYTRSIVEGLSHIHSNGFVHCDIKLQNILVFHDGEIKIADFGLAKKTGEEQSEKQRFECKGTPLCMSPELVHGGENESPADIWALGCAVVEMVTGKPAWNLEKDSNMWSLLLRIGAGEESPVMPEELSKEGKDFVQKCFVNDPRKRWTAEMLLNHPFIEEVKTVNESSPRNHFDFNDWVSNVSDSVPNSPESEEFCQWDVDSSFCSAVDRLRRLATVEGPVNWSESNSWISVR, encoded by the coding sequence AAAggaaaatcaaattcaaattccacTCTTTTTTCTTCTCCGACAGCCGTCAAAACCTCCGAGGTATCAACTTCGTATTCACTAAAAAACGAGAAACAAATTCTTGATTGTCTAGGTTCACATCAACGAATCATTCGTTGTTTCGGAGATGATCATACATTTGAGAATGGTGAAAAGTATTACAATTTATTCCTCGAATACGCTTCCGCCGGAACACTCGCCGATCATGTGAAATTCCACGGTGGCCGGATTGATGACAAAGATGTTCGCCGTTACACGAGGTCAATTGTTGAGGGTTTGAGTCATATTCATAGCAATGGGTTTGTTCATTGTGATATAAAGCTTCAAAACATTCTTGTTTTCCACGATGGTGAAATTAAAATTGCTGATTTTGGTCTTGCCAAGAAAACAGGGGAGGAACAGAGTGAAAAACAGAGGTTTGAATGCAAGGGAACTCCGCTGTGTATGTCACCAGAATTAGTGCACGGCGGTGAGAATGAGTCGCCGGCGGATATTTGGGCACTTGGGTGTGCGGTGGTGGAAATGGTAACAGGAAAACCAGCGTGGAATTTGGAGAAAGACTCGAATATGTGGTCGTTGTTGCTTCGAATTGGTGCCGGAGAAGAATCGCCGGTGATGCCTGAAGAGTTATCGAAAGAGGGAAAAGATTTTGTCCAAAAGTGTTTTGTGAATGATCCAAGAAAGAGATGGACGGCTGAGATGCTTTTGAATCATCCTTTTATTGAAGAAGTGAAGACTGTTAATGAATCATCACCAAGAAATCACTTTGATTTCAATGATTGGGTTTCTAATGTTAGTGATTCGGTTCCGAATTCACCGGAATCTGAAGAGTTTTGTCAATGGGATGTTGATTCTAGTTTTTGTTCGGCAGTGGATCGGCTCCGGCGGCTTGCGACAGTTGAAGGGCCGGTGAATTGGTCGGAATCAAATAGTTGGATTAGTGTTAGGTGA